In a single window of the Agromyces sp. H17E-10 genome:
- a CDS encoding WXG100 family type VII secretion target: MADFKASYGEMESMAGRLDTGREEIGDVLRRLKDDVDRLLGDDFKTQHASGKFGEGYTELTTGLEKAIEGISDMGDSLRKMMQAIKDTDQALAGN; the protein is encoded by the coding sequence ATGGCTGATTTCAAGGCGTCGTACGGTGAGATGGAGTCGATGGCGGGCCGTCTCGACACGGGTCGTGAGGAGATCGGCGACGTGCTGCGTCGCCTGAAGGACGACGTGGACCGTCTCCTCGGTGACGACTTCAAGACGCAGCACGCGTCGGGCAAGTTCGGCGAGGGGTACACCGAGCTGACCACCGGTCTCGAGAAGGCGATCGAGGGCATCAGCGACATGGGCGACTCGCTGCGCAAGATGATGCAGGCGATCAAGGACACCGACCAGGCCCTCGCCGGCAACTAG
- a CDS encoding glutamate decarboxylase has protein sequence MTEQLDNEYTPRFARPGEATVNTGHRIPENESLPQTAYQIIRDEVMLDGNARLNLATFVTTWMDDEAKALYTEAFDKNMIDKDEYPQTAAIEEKCWRMLADLWHSPDPDGTIGTSTIGSSEAAMLGGLAMKRRWQQARRAAGKDASKPNFVMSSAVQVCWEKFCNYFDVEPRYVPVSDEYPMLDGAQLEEYVDENTIGVVVIMGVTYTGAYEPVKQISDALDALQAKTGLDIPIHVDGASGAMIAPFIQPDLEWDFRLPRVHSINTSGHKYGLVYPGLGWVVWRTADVLPDDLIFRVSYLGGSMPTLALNFSRPGAQVLLQYFLFLRLGVKGYAAVQQASQDVAVYLSKGIAEIGAFDLISDGTDIPVFAWRLKPGHTDNWNLYHLQDRLRQKGWLVPAYPLPDNMSDRTVQRIVVRNGLSMDLAADLLRDIQAETAYLDQLESPMPIEGNRPAFHH, from the coding sequence ATGACCGAGCAGCTCGACAACGAATACACGCCGAGGTTCGCGCGACCGGGGGAGGCGACGGTCAACACGGGGCACCGCATCCCCGAGAACGAGTCGTTGCCCCAGACGGCGTACCAGATCATCCGCGACGAGGTCATGCTCGACGGCAACGCCAGGCTCAACCTCGCGACCTTCGTCACCACGTGGATGGACGACGAGGCCAAGGCCCTTTACACCGAGGCCTTCGACAAGAACATGATCGACAAGGACGAGTACCCGCAGACCGCGGCGATCGAGGAGAAGTGCTGGCGCATGCTCGCCGACCTCTGGCACTCGCCCGATCCCGACGGCACCATCGGCACGTCGACCATCGGCTCGTCCGAAGCGGCGATGCTCGGCGGCCTCGCGATGAAGCGCCGCTGGCAGCAGGCCCGCCGCGCGGCCGGCAAGGACGCCTCGAAGCCGAACTTCGTGATGTCGAGCGCCGTGCAGGTGTGCTGGGAGAAGTTCTGCAACTACTTCGACGTGGAGCCGCGCTACGTGCCGGTGAGCGACGAGTACCCCATGCTCGACGGCGCGCAGCTCGAGGAGTACGTCGACGAGAACACGATCGGCGTCGTGGTGATCATGGGCGTCACCTACACGGGTGCGTACGAGCCCGTGAAGCAGATCTCGGACGCGCTCGACGCCCTGCAGGCCAAGACCGGGCTCGACATCCCGATCCACGTCGACGGCGCATCGGGTGCGATGATCGCCCCGTTCATCCAGCCCGACCTCGAGTGGGACTTCCGGCTGCCGCGCGTGCACTCGATCAACACGTCGGGTCACAAGTACGGCCTCGTCTACCCGGGCCTCGGCTGGGTGGTCTGGCGCACGGCCGACGTGCTGCCCGACGACCTGATCTTCCGGGTGAGCTACCTCGGCGGCTCGATGCCGACGCTCGCGCTCAACTTCTCCAGGCCCGGGGCGCAGGTACTGCTGCAGTACTTCCTCTTCCTGCGGCTCGGCGTCAAGGGCTACGCCGCCGTGCAGCAGGCCTCGCAGGACGTCGCCGTGTACCTCTCCAAGGGCATCGCCGAGATCGGCGCCTTCGACCTGATCAGCGACGGCACCGACATCCCCGTCTTCGCCTGGCGGCTGAAGCCCGGTCACACCGACAACTGGAACCTGTACCACCTGCAGGACCGGTTGCGCCAGAAGGGCTGGCTCGTGCCCGCCTACCCCCTGCCCGACAACATGAGCGACCGCACCGTGCAGCGCATCGTCGTGCGCAACGGGCTCAGCATGGACCTCGCGGCGGACCTCCTCCGCGACATCCAGGCCGAGACCGCCTACCTCGACCAGCTCGAGTCGCCCATGCCCATCGAGGGCAACCGTCCCGCGTTCCACCACTAG
- a CDS encoding amino acid permease: protein MTKQATESPRLGKNHPLAPKTAHTAYLGAGQLALLTVVVVASLRSLPAMAVYGLGSVTLYIIPAIFFLIPTALVAAELATGWKGGVYVWVREAFGNRWGFTAVWLQWIQNVVWYPTQIAFIAAAIAFVFMDPSLANSGLYTAIIILVLYWGSTLIALRGGNLFAKLGSWGGILGTLFPAALLIVFGFIWLGTGEPSEVPLGAANMIPPFTGIASIVLIVSNILAYAGMEVNAVHVNQMKNPGKGYPKSILLASVLILAVFILPTIAIAIAVPNKDLGLTNGIMLAFQQYFDTFGMSWATPLISALIAAGALASVLTWIAGPSKGLLAAAESGLLPRGLQKRNKEGVQSGILMLQGTIVTLLAAMFIFIPNVNSAFIALVDMAAALYLIMYMMMFAAAIRLRRKEPNVKRTYRVPAMGFIAGVGFLGCLAAFCLAFIPPDGFDSMSAGMYALVVLCVILLLGVPPLLFYAFRRPTWDLRSDAEKAMRGTHEEDEAAPATATAPQAPPGESATTG, encoded by the coding sequence ATGACGAAGCAGGCGACCGAGTCGCCACGGCTCGGAAAGAACCACCCTCTGGCGCCGAAGACGGCGCACACCGCGTATCTCGGCGCGGGCCAGCTCGCCCTGCTCACCGTCGTGGTCGTCGCGAGCCTGCGCTCGCTGCCGGCGATGGCGGTCTACGGGCTCGGCAGCGTGACGCTCTACATCATCCCGGCCATCTTCTTCCTGATCCCGACCGCGCTCGTCGCGGCCGAGCTCGCGACGGGGTGGAAGGGCGGCGTCTACGTCTGGGTGCGCGAGGCCTTCGGCAACCGCTGGGGCTTCACCGCCGTCTGGCTCCAGTGGATCCAGAACGTCGTCTGGTACCCGACGCAGATCGCCTTCATCGCTGCGGCGATCGCGTTCGTGTTCATGGACCCGTCGCTCGCGAACTCCGGCCTCTACACGGCGATCATCATCCTCGTGCTCTATTGGGGATCGACGCTCATCGCCCTGCGCGGCGGCAACCTGTTCGCCAAGCTCGGGTCGTGGGGCGGCATCCTCGGAACGCTCTTCCCGGCGGCGCTGCTCATCGTGTTCGGCTTCATCTGGCTGGGCACGGGGGAGCCGAGCGAGGTACCGCTCGGGGCGGCGAACATGATCCCGCCGTTCACCGGCATCGCGTCGATCGTGCTGATCGTCTCCAACATCCTCGCGTACGCGGGCATGGAGGTGAACGCGGTGCACGTCAACCAGATGAAGAACCCGGGCAAGGGGTATCCGAAGTCGATCCTGCTCGCGTCGGTGCTGATCCTCGCGGTCTTCATCCTGCCGACCATCGCCATCGCGATCGCCGTGCCCAACAAGGACCTGGGCCTCACGAACGGCATCATGCTCGCCTTCCAGCAGTACTTCGACACCTTCGGCATGTCGTGGGCCACGCCGCTCATCTCGGCACTCATCGCGGCGGGTGCGCTCGCCTCGGTGCTCACCTGGATCGCCGGTCCGTCGAAGGGCCTGCTCGCGGCGGCCGAGTCGGGCCTGCTGCCGCGCGGGCTGCAGAAGCGCAACAAGGAGGGCGTGCAGTCGGGCATCCTCATGCTGCAGGGCACGATCGTCACGCTGCTGGCGGCGATGTTCATCTTCATCCCGAACGTGAACTCGGCGTTCATCGCCCTCGTCGACATGGCGGCCGCGCTCTACCTCATCATGTACATGATGATGTTCGCCGCGGCCATCCGGCTGCGCCGCAAGGAGCCGAACGTCAAGCGCACCTACCGGGTGCCGGCCATGGGCTTCATCGCGGGCGTCGGCTTCCTCGGATGCCTCGCCGCGTTCTGCCTCGCGTTCATCCCGCCCGACGGCTTCGACTCGATGTCGGCCGGCATGTACGCGCTCGTGGTGCTCTGCGTCATCCTGCTGCTGGGCGTGCCGCCGCTGCTCTTCTACGCGTTCCGGCGCCCCACCTGGGACCTGCGCAGCGACGCCGAGAAGGCGATGCGCGGCACCCATGAGGAGGACGAGGCGGCGCCGGCCACCGCGACCGCGCCGCAGGCACCGCCGGGCGAGTCCGCCACGACGGGCTGA
- a CDS encoding trimeric intracellular cation channel family protein: MFDLSATPITFGDFVWTGDFTTIDLIAATTNALNGALLARRPDHYRNYTIVGILLMALVGGIGGGVARDVLLGDVPSALTNPAYILLCLAAGLLGYALAFKGGQLFREGLFQFMTSFSLPWYAIVGAQKAVEAGLPVLGALALAVVGPTAGRYFIDVTSGVPPKQFIRGEWFVGIAALTGLVWIICDAFGLNTWLATGIAFLIGFTLRVLALYLGWEEPLAKEPKGVYQHNDGRPLLGRKLAGKSQREMRDLGLVVETTAPGDAK; this comes from the coding sequence ATGTTCGACCTGAGCGCCACCCCGATCACCTTCGGCGACTTCGTCTGGACCGGCGATTTCACGACGATCGACCTGATCGCCGCCACGACCAACGCGCTCAACGGCGCGCTGCTCGCCCGCCGGCCCGACCACTACCGCAACTACACGATCGTGGGCATCCTGCTCATGGCCCTCGTCGGCGGCATCGGGGGCGGCGTCGCCCGCGACGTGCTGCTCGGCGACGTGCCCTCGGCGCTCACCAACCCGGCGTACATCCTGCTGTGCCTCGCGGCCGGCCTCCTCGGCTACGCGCTCGCGTTCAAGGGCGGACAGCTGTTCCGCGAGGGACTGTTCCAGTTCATGACCTCGTTCTCGCTGCCCTGGTACGCCATCGTCGGCGCGCAGAAGGCGGTGGAGGCGGGACTGCCCGTGCTCGGCGCGCTCGCGCTCGCCGTGGTCGGGCCGACCGCCGGCCGCTACTTCATCGACGTGACGAGCGGGGTGCCGCCGAAGCAGTTCATCCGCGGCGAGTGGTTCGTCGGCATCGCCGCGCTCACCGGGCTCGTCTGGATCATCTGCGACGCCTTCGGGCTCAACACGTGGCTCGCGACCGGCATCGCGTTCCTCATCGGGTTCACTCTGCGCGTGCTCGCGCTCTACCTCGGCTGGGAGGAGCCGCTCGCGAAGGAGCCGAAGGGCGTCTACCAGCACAACGACGGCCGGCCGCTGCTCGGCCGCAAGCTCGCCGGCAAGTCGCAGCGCGAGATGCGCGACCTCGGACTCGTGGTGGAGACGACCGCTCCCGGCGATGCGAAGTAG
- the rpmB gene encoding 50S ribosomal protein L28 — translation MAAVCQVTGAVPGFGHNISHSHRRTKRRFDPNVQKKTYFVPSLRRNITINVSAKGIKVIDARGIEAVVRDMQARGVKL, via the coding sequence ATGGCAGCAGTGTGCCAGGTGACCGGAGCCGTTCCCGGCTTCGGACACAACATCTCGCACTCGCACCGCCGGACGAAGCGTCGCTTCGACCCGAACGTGCAGAAGAAGACGTACTTCGTTCCGTCGCTCCGTCGCAACATCACGATCAACGTGTCCGCCAAGGGCATCAAGGTCATCGACGCCCGTGGCATCGAGGCCGTCGTTCGTGACATGCAGGCTCGTGGGGTGAAGCTCTAA
- the rpmG gene encoding 50S ribosomal protein L33 — translation MAKQQDIRPIIKLRSTAGTGYTYVTRKNRRNNPDRLVLKKYDPVVRKHVDFREER, via the coding sequence ATGGCGAAGCAGCAGGACATCCGTCCCATCATCAAGCTCCGTTCGACGGCCGGCACCGGGTACACCTACGTGACCCGCAAGAACCGTCGCAACAACCCCGACCGCCTCGTGCTCAAGAAGTACGACCCCGTGGTGCGCAAGCACGTCGACTTCCGAGAGGAGCGCTAA
- the rpsN gene encoding 30S ribosomal protein S14 produces the protein MAKKSKIARNEQRKVIVDRYAAKRLELKKALIDPNGTDESREAARVGLQKLPRNASPVRVRSRDAIDGRPRGNLSKFGISRVRFRDMAHRGELPGITKSSW, from the coding sequence ATGGCGAAGAAGAGCAAGATCGCGCGCAACGAGCAGCGCAAGGTGATCGTCGACCGCTACGCGGCGAAGCGCCTCGAGCTGAAGAAGGCGCTCATCGACCCGAACGGCACCGACGAGAGCCGCGAGGCCGCCCGCGTCGGCCTGCAGAAGCTCCCCCGCAACGCGTCGCCCGTGCGCGTGCGTTCGCGTGACGCCATCGACGGTCGCCCCCGCGGCAACCTCTCGAAGTTCGGCATCTCGCGTGTCCGCTTCCGCGACATGGCGCACCGTGGCGAGCTGCCCGGCATCACGAAGTCGAGCTGGTAG
- a CDS encoding PxKF domain-containing protein, translating into MKRWNGWSRSIVGAAAAAVLVLGGGAIANADDLETTVTVDDLVVSTPVIDLGSLGCGTSKDVVVKLNLDRGGNGDATIFQSASDIAFSRSSQTNVSATQPSPATIKLPTNWATLDQNSTVDSAQTTSTITVAAGSTNGAFTGVANYEASGKVLNGDTKFRTAGVSVKWTVADCGVVLDPVDETAPVVVLTCPTDPIPQGEVAEATWAATDEAGGSGLATAPSGSIPLDTSVLGEHTATVPAGTAVDVAGNESAEASCTYTVVDVTPPVVTLVCPAGPVLLGSVAVATWTATDEDGGSGVADGYASGSIALDTSSVGAKTGTAPVGTAVDNAGNESLEVTCDYSVIYDFAGFFRPVDMGDVVNTVKAGSAVPMKFSLGGDQGLDIIAAGYPKLVFTTCATGAETDAIETTVTAGGSSLTYDPVAGQYVYVWKTDKSWAGKCGTFAMQLDDGTTHTAKFKFMK; encoded by the coding sequence ATGAAACGCTGGAACGGCTGGAGCAGATCGATCGTCGGGGCGGCCGCGGCTGCCGTGCTGGTGCTCGGAGGGGGAGCCATCGCGAACGCGGACGACCTCGAGACCACCGTCACCGTCGACGACCTCGTCGTCTCGACCCCGGTCATCGATCTCGGATCGCTGGGCTGCGGAACGAGCAAGGACGTCGTCGTCAAGCTCAACCTCGATCGAGGCGGCAACGGCGACGCGACGATCTTCCAGAGTGCGTCGGACATCGCCTTCTCGCGCAGCTCGCAGACCAACGTCTCGGCGACGCAGCCGAGCCCCGCGACGATCAAGCTCCCCACGAACTGGGCGACGCTCGACCAGAACTCGACCGTCGACAGTGCGCAGACCACGTCGACGATCACGGTGGCCGCCGGATCGACGAACGGCGCGTTCACCGGCGTCGCGAACTACGAGGCCAGTGGCAAGGTCCTCAACGGGGACACCAAGTTCCGGACTGCGGGCGTCTCGGTGAAGTGGACCGTCGCGGACTGCGGCGTGGTGCTCGATCCGGTCGACGAGACGGCGCCGGTCGTCGTGCTCACCTGCCCGACCGACCCGATCCCCCAGGGCGAGGTCGCCGAGGCGACGTGGGCCGCGACCGACGAGGCCGGCGGCTCGGGCCTCGCGACCGCGCCGAGCGGATCGATCCCGCTCGATACCTCGGTACTCGGCGAGCACACGGCGACGGTTCCGGCCGGCACGGCCGTCGACGTCGCGGGCAACGAGTCCGCAGAGGCATCCTGCACCTACACGGTCGTCGACGTCACGCCGCCCGTGGTGACGCTCGTCTGCCCGGCGGGCCCGGTGCTGCTCGGCTCCGTCGCCGTGGCGACGTGGACCGCGACCGACGAGGACGGCGGCTCCGGCGTGGCCGATGGCTACGCGAGCGGCTCGATCGCCCTCGACACGTCGAGTGTCGGCGCGAAGACCGGGACGGCACCGGTCGGGACCGCGGTCGACAACGCCGGGAACGAGTCGCTCGAAGTGACTTGCGACTACTCGGTGATCTACGACTTCGCCGGCTTCTTCCGCCCCGTCGACATGGGCGACGTGGTGAACACCGTGAAGGCGGGCAGCGCCGTGCCGATGAAGTTCAGCCTGGGCGGCGACCAGGGCCTCGACATCATCGCGGCGGGCTACCCGAAGCTGGTGTTCACGACCTGCGCGACCGGCGCCGAGACCGATGCGATCGAGACGACCGTGACGGCGGGCGGCAGCAGCCTGACGTACGACCCCGTCGCGGGCCAGTACGTCTACGTCTGGAAGACCGACAAGAGCTGGGCGGGCAAGTGCGGCACGTTCGCGATGCAGCTCGACGACGGCACGACGCACACGGCGAAGTTCAAGTTCATGAAGTGA
- a CDS encoding HU family DNA-binding protein produces the protein MADKSLNKTELVAKIAASTGQSQATVDAVLGGLFDALADSVGSGTKVSIPGWLAVERTHRAARTGRNPQTGATIEIPAGYSVKVSAGSKLKAAAK, from the coding sequence ATGGCTGACAAGTCGCTGAACAAGACCGAGCTCGTCGCGAAGATCGCTGCGTCGACCGGCCAGAGCCAGGCCACCGTCGACGCCGTGCTCGGCGGTCTGTTCGACGCGCTCGCCGACTCCGTGGGCTCAGGCACCAAGGTCTCCATCCCCGGCTGGCTCGCCGTCGAGCGCACGCACCGCGCCGCTCGCACCGGCCGCAACCCGCAGACGGGCGCGACCATCGAGATCCCCGCCGGCTACTCGGTCAAGGTCTCGGCCGGTTCGAAGCTCAAGGCTGCTGCCAAGTAA
- a CDS encoding cytochrome c oxidase assembly protein, whose amino-acid sequence MPRSVRVLGPAVLIAVALAATFIALAYGGGADEQLIQDPGPIARYGVPVAKLFVNLGAAGMIGALVLAVWALSPKRREFDVALDVAAASAAVMTVASAATGLFTFVLVTAVPFEASDAFGQKLGQFVTTIGLGQSWLITTLVAATVTVLCFAVRNHTALVFVTVLAVASLVPMAQQGHAAGAAGHSAAVTALGLHLAFVAMWLGGLLTIVLLKKELGPKRLPVVLARYSTVALICFIVVAISGYASAALRIGTWDQLTTQYGWLVLAKVAALVALGCFGAMYRRFLIGGMSRGDAARSTRNFWWIVVAELAFMGIASGVAAALARTATPVSEEPGDLARTPAEILTGSPLPPWPETFRFFTEWNPDLIWLLACGFGIFFYLAGVRRLRKRGDTWPVYRAVLWVAGLLLLAYITNGGINVYEQYLFSAHMLGHMGLTMAVPVLLVPGAPVTLAARAIRPRKDGSRGGREWILLAVHSKFASIIANPIVAAVLFAGSLWVFYYSPLFRWTMLDHIGHEWMVAHFLITGYLFVQSLIGIDPVPYRLPYPFRLVLLLGTMAFHAFFGLAIMTGTGLMLADWYGAMGWGTNALDDQQLGGGIAWSIGEIPTVALAITVAFQWSRSDEKESKRRDRHADRTGDAELEAYNARLAAIAERDRDTAG is encoded by the coding sequence GTGCCCCGCTCCGTCCGCGTGCTCGGCCCTGCCGTGCTCATCGCCGTCGCCCTCGCCGCGACGTTCATCGCCCTCGCGTACGGCGGTGGCGCCGACGAACAGCTGATCCAGGACCCGGGGCCGATCGCCCGGTACGGGGTGCCGGTCGCGAAGCTCTTCGTGAACCTCGGGGCGGCCGGCATGATCGGCGCCCTCGTGCTCGCGGTGTGGGCGCTGAGCCCGAAGCGGCGCGAGTTCGACGTCGCGCTCGACGTCGCCGCCGCGTCGGCGGCGGTCATGACGGTCGCGAGCGCCGCGACGGGCCTGTTCACCTTCGTGCTCGTCACCGCCGTGCCGTTCGAGGCGAGCGACGCGTTCGGGCAGAAGCTCGGCCAGTTCGTCACGACGATCGGGCTCGGGCAGTCGTGGCTGATCACGACGCTCGTCGCGGCGACCGTCACGGTGCTGTGCTTCGCGGTACGCAACCACACGGCGCTCGTCTTCGTAACGGTGCTCGCGGTCGCCTCCCTCGTGCCGATGGCGCAGCAGGGCCACGCGGCCGGCGCAGCCGGCCACTCCGCCGCCGTCACCGCCCTCGGCCTGCACCTGGCGTTCGTCGCCATGTGGCTGGGCGGCCTGCTGACGATCGTGCTGCTCAAGAAGGAACTCGGCCCGAAGCGCCTGCCGGTCGTGCTCGCCCGGTACTCGACGGTCGCGCTCATCTGCTTCATCGTCGTCGCGATCTCGGGCTACGCGAGCGCGGCGCTGCGCATCGGCACATGGGACCAGCTCACGACGCAGTACGGCTGGCTCGTCCTCGCGAAGGTCGCGGCGCTCGTCGCGCTCGGGTGCTTCGGTGCGATGTACCGGCGGTTCCTGATCGGCGGGATGTCACGGGGCGACGCAGCCCGATCGACGAGGAACTTCTGGTGGATCGTCGTCGCGGAGCTCGCGTTCATGGGCATCGCATCGGGCGTCGCCGCGGCGCTCGCCCGTACGGCGACGCCGGTGTCGGAGGAGCCGGGCGACCTCGCCCGCACGCCCGCCGAGATCCTCACGGGGTCGCCGCTGCCGCCGTGGCCCGAGACGTTCCGCTTCTTCACCGAGTGGAACCCCGACCTGATCTGGCTGCTCGCCTGCGGGTTCGGCATCTTCTTCTACCTCGCCGGCGTGCGGCGGCTGCGCAAGCGCGGCGACACGTGGCCCGTGTACCGCGCCGTGCTCTGGGTCGCGGGCCTGCTGCTGCTCGCGTACATCACCAACGGCGGCATCAACGTCTACGAGCAGTACCTGTTCTCGGCGCACATGCTCGGCCACATGGGCCTCACGATGGCGGTGCCCGTGCTGCTCGTGCCGGGCGCGCCGGTCACGCTCGCGGCCCGCGCCATCCGTCCCCGCAAGGACGGCTCCCGCGGCGGCCGCGAGTGGATCCTGCTCGCCGTGCACTCGAAGTTCGCGTCGATCATCGCGAACCCGATCGTCGCGGCCGTGCTCTTCGCCGGGTCGCTCTGGGTGTTCTACTACTCGCCGCTGTTCCGCTGGACGATGCTCGACCACATCGGGCACGAGTGGATGGTCGCGCACTTCCTCATCACGGGCTACCTGTTCGTGCAGTCGCTCATCGGCATCGACCCGGTGCCCTATCGCCTGCCCTACCCGTTCCGACTGGTGCTGCTGCTCGGCACGATGGCGTTCCACGCGTTCTTCGGCCTCGCGATCATGACCGGCACCGGCCTCATGCTCGCCGACTGGTACGGCGCGATGGGCTGGGGCACCAACGCGCTCGACGACCAGCAGCTCGGCGGCGGCATCGCCTGGTCGATCGGCGAGATCCCGACGGTGGCGCTCGCGATCACGGTCGCGTTCCAGTGGTCGCGCAGCGACGAGAAGGAGTCGAAGCGGCGCGACCGTCACGCCGACCGCACGGGCGACGCCGAGCTCGAGGCCTACAACGCGCGCCTCGCGGCGATCGCCGAGCGCGATCGCGATACCGCCGGTTGA